The Drosophila teissieri strain GT53w chromosome X, Prin_Dtei_1.1, whole genome shotgun sequence genome has a segment encoding these proteins:
- the LOC122624110 gene encoding glycine-rich cell wall structural protein 1.8 codes for MKVFICLLATICACNATFLSLLGGGGGGGGGGGSKTTYNVIATPSSGGGGGGGGGHGYAYAQGHGYAQGGGHGHGNGHGGSSQIIKVILQEGQGYSNAGGSAGGIVSSAGHGYSHGYSGQGYASGQGSYGGQQAQIYKIIEQAPAPAPVPVPAPAPVPIPISIPAPAPPAAPIAYHAASGSNGYSYGQGHSHSYGQSYAAGHGYGGAASFDAQQFNAILPQIIQLVLQEDSFGGGGGGVGGASADVAAINGQLINAFGSKGKAIILKADQAQGAFFKSGHVVQRGTLKVMRVQEQQQPSQGASGSKGGWSSGGGSISGGWSAGGASSSAGWSSGGGASSGGWSSGGPPSAW; via the exons ATGAAG GTCTTCATCTGCCTGTTGGCCACCATCTGCGCCTGCAACGCCACCTTCCTGTCCCTCttgggcggcggtggaggaggaggaggaggaggtggtagCAAGACCACTTACAACGTGATAGCCACGCCCAGTTCgggaggcggcggaggaggtggtggaggtCACGGATATGCCTATGCCCAGGGACATGGCTACGCCCAGGGCGgcggacacggacacggaaaCGGACACGGTGGCTCCTCGCAGATCATCAAGGTTATTCTGCAGGAGGGCCAGGGCTACAGCAACGCTGGAGGATCAGCCGGCGGCATTGTGTCCTCGGCCGGTCATGGCTACAGTCATGGCTACAGTGGTCAAGGCTATGCCAGTGGTCAGGGCTCCTATGGCGGCCAGCAGGCCCAGATCTACAAGATCATCGAGCAGGCTCCGGCCCCGGCTCCCGTTCCAGTCCCAGCTCCTGCCCCCGTTCccattccgatttcgattccggCCCCTGCTCCGCCAGCTGCGCCCATTGCCTACCATGCGGCCAGTGGCTCCAATGGCTACTCCTATGGCCAGGGCCACTCGCACTCCTACGGACAGTCGTATGCCGCGGGACATGGCTATGGTGGTGCCGCCTCCTTCGATGCCCAGCAGTTCAATGCCATCCTGCCCCAGATCATCCAGTTGGTGCTGCAGGAGGATTCctttggcggcggcggcggcggcgttgGTGGTGCATCCGCTGATGTGGCTGCCATCAATGGCCAGCTGATCAACGCGTTCGGTTCCAAGGGCAAGGCCATCATTCTGAAGGCCGATCAGGCGCAGGGAGCCTTCTTCAAGAGCGGCCATGTGGTGCAGCGGGGAACCCTGAAGGTGATGCGcgtccaggagcagcagcagccatccCAGGGCGCTTCTGGCTCCAAGGGAGGCTGGAGCTCTGGTGGAGGTAGCATCTCCGGTGGCTGGAGTGCCGGAGGAGCTTCCTCTTCCGCTGGCTGGAGTTCCGGAGGAGGAGCCTCTTCCGGTGGCTGGAGCAGCGGTGGTCCACCTTCGGCCTGGTAG